The Cupriavidus nantongensis genome has a segment encoding these proteins:
- a CDS encoding LutB/LldF family L-lactate oxidation iron-sulfur protein encodes MSQQTLQFVAPQDFKARAREALDDPKLRQSFRGAMDFLQGKRLAQFPDADELERLRDLGEAVRQHALANLPDLLVQLEQKLSAAGVQVHWAETADEANAIIHGIASARQATRVIKGKSMASEEIELNHYLAERGVDCIESDMGEYIVQLAGEKPSHIVMPAIHKTKGDIAQLFTEHIPDTPYTEDVDALIQTGRRALRQAFVEADIGLSGVNFAAADTGTLWLVENEGNGRLSTTVPDVHIAIMGMEKVVARLEHIVPLSTLLTRSATGQAITTYFNLISGPRRAGERDGPREVHLVLLDNGRTQAYADAQLRATLQCIRCGACMNHCPVYTRIGGHAYGTTYPGPIGKIISPHLLGLDATADLATASSLCGACGEVCPVRIPIPQLLVRLRTEANRDPAEPAANPLRGQGAKYSRGEHLVWRFWSGAYSHPAAYRLFRWAATRLRALTPARQLGWTSHRTPLKPAAKSLADLLKEKGQPE; translated from the coding sequence ATGAGCCAGCAGACACTGCAATTCGTTGCGCCACAGGACTTCAAGGCACGCGCCCGCGAGGCGCTGGACGACCCCAAGCTGCGCCAGAGCTTCCGCGGCGCGATGGACTTCCTGCAAGGCAAGCGCCTGGCGCAGTTTCCCGACGCCGACGAGCTCGAACGCCTGCGCGACCTGGGCGAGGCGGTGCGCCAGCACGCGCTGGCCAACCTGCCGGACCTGCTGGTGCAGCTGGAACAGAAGCTGAGCGCGGCCGGCGTGCAGGTGCACTGGGCCGAGACCGCCGACGAGGCCAACGCCATCATCCACGGCATCGCCAGCGCCAGGCAGGCCACGCGCGTAATCAAGGGCAAGTCGATGGCCAGCGAGGAAATCGAGCTGAACCATTACCTGGCCGAACGCGGCGTCGACTGCATCGAGTCGGACATGGGCGAGTACATCGTCCAGCTGGCTGGCGAGAAGCCCTCGCATATCGTGATGCCGGCGATCCACAAGACCAAGGGCGATATCGCGCAGCTGTTCACCGAGCATATCCCCGACACGCCCTATACCGAGGATGTCGACGCGCTGATCCAGACCGGCCGCCGCGCGCTGCGCCAGGCTTTTGTCGAGGCCGACATCGGCCTGTCCGGCGTGAACTTCGCCGCCGCCGACACCGGCACGCTGTGGCTGGTGGAAAACGAGGGCAACGGCCGGCTGTCCACCACCGTGCCCGACGTGCATATCGCCATCATGGGCATGGAGAAGGTGGTGGCCCGGCTCGAGCACATCGTGCCGCTGTCGACGCTGCTGACGCGCTCGGCCACGGGCCAGGCCATCACCACCTACTTCAACCTGATCTCGGGCCCGCGCCGCGCGGGCGAACGCGACGGCCCGCGCGAAGTGCACCTGGTGCTGCTCGACAACGGCCGCACGCAAGCGTATGCCGACGCGCAATTGCGCGCGACGCTGCAATGCATCCGCTGCGGCGCGTGCATGAACCACTGCCCGGTCTACACCCGCATCGGCGGCCACGCCTACGGCACCACCTACCCCGGCCCGATCGGCAAGATCATCTCGCCGCACCTGCTGGGACTGGACGCCACCGCCGACCTGGCCACCGCCTCGAGCCTGTGCGGCGCCTGCGGCGAGGTCTGCCCGGTGCGCATCCCGATCCCGCAGCTGCTGGTGCGCCTGCGCACTGAGGCCAACCGTGATCCCGCAGAACCGGCGGCCAACCCGCTGCGCGGCCAGGGCGCCAAGTACAGCCGCGGCGAACACCTGGTGTGGCGCTTCTGGAGCGGCGCCTATTCGCACCCGGCGGCCTACCGGCTGTTCCGCTGGGCCGCCACGCGGCTGCGCGCGCTGACGCCGGCGCGGCAGCTGGGATGGACGTCGCATCGCACGCCGCTGAAGCCGGCGGCGAAGAGCCTGGCGGATCTGCTGAAGGAAAAGGGGCAGCCCGAGTAG
- a CDS encoding FadR/GntR family transcriptional regulator, which produces MTAARHGHTTRGRVESVMRRMETALLDGTWPPGTRLPAERVLAEQYAVARNTVREAIQRLAARGLLQSRRGAGVYATDQLRAGIASPWGQLVADHPALREDILEFRRVLEGATAYFAALRADAADVRRIRALMAELERARATDDKQAEADADAQLHDAIAQASHNTMFLHLHTSVIGMLREHITMNGTGLREQDDGASDLLLLQHRTLCDAICARRPEEARTAMQTHIDFVRSRVEHDGA; this is translated from the coding sequence ATGACGGCAGCCAGGCACGGGCATACCACCCGCGGACGCGTGGAGTCGGTGATGCGGCGCATGGAAACCGCGCTGCTCGACGGCACCTGGCCGCCCGGCACGCGGCTGCCGGCCGAGCGCGTGCTGGCCGAACAGTACGCGGTGGCGCGCAACACCGTGCGCGAGGCAATCCAGCGCCTGGCCGCGCGCGGCCTGCTGCAGAGCCGGCGCGGCGCGGGCGTCTATGCCACCGACCAGCTGCGCGCCGGCATTGCCTCGCCGTGGGGCCAGCTGGTGGCGGACCATCCCGCGCTGCGCGAAGACATCCTGGAATTTCGCCGGGTGCTGGAAGGCGCCACCGCCTACTTCGCGGCGTTGCGCGCGGATGCCGCCGACGTCAGGCGCATCCGCGCGCTGATGGCCGAGCTGGAACGCGCGCGCGCCACTGACGACAAGCAGGCTGAGGCCGATGCCGACGCGCAGCTGCATGACGCCATCGCGCAAGCCTCGCACAACACCATGTTCCTGCATCTGCATACCAGCGTGATCGGCATGCTGCGCGAGCACATCACCATGAACGGCACCGGCCTGCGCGAACAGGACGACGGCGCTTCGGACCTGCTGTTGCTGCAGCACCGCACGCTGTGCGATGCCATCTGCGCGCGCCGTCCGGAAGAGGCGCGCACGGCGATGCAGACCCACATCGACTTCGTGCGCAGCCGGGTGGAGCACGACGGGGCCTGA
- a CDS encoding Bug family tripartite tricarboxylate transporter substrate binding protein has protein sequence MKLWHRVAAIAACSLFIAPAFAQKDFPSKPIMMVVTYPPGGPTDAMARTLAAALKTSLGQPVVVENRAGAGGNIGAEVVARAEPDGYTLMFGTSAPLAINVSLYRKINYDPVKSFTPVIQIGQLPNVLVVNPSVPAKNVNELIAYGKANPGKLTYASSGNGASSHLAGVLFNNVTGTDFQHIPYKGTGPALNDLLGGQVSMTFTDVLTAMPFIKSGKVRALGVTTKARSQALPDVPTVAEQGVPGFDVSVFFGVVAPAGTPAEVVGKLNRAFADALKQPDVRKTLQAQGLEFAPSTTPEQLGSFVKAEVGKWRAVVQKSGAQLD, from the coding sequence ATGAAACTCTGGCACCGCGTCGCGGCCATCGCCGCGTGCTCGCTGTTTATCGCCCCCGCCTTCGCGCAGAAGGACTTTCCGTCCAAGCCGATCATGATGGTGGTGACCTATCCGCCGGGCGGTCCCACCGATGCCATGGCGCGCACGCTCGCCGCCGCGCTCAAGACCAGCCTGGGCCAGCCGGTGGTGGTCGAGAACCGTGCCGGCGCCGGCGGCAATATCGGCGCCGAGGTAGTCGCGCGCGCCGAGCCCGACGGCTACACGCTGATGTTCGGCACCTCGGCGCCGCTGGCGATCAACGTCAGCCTGTACCGCAAGATCAACTACGACCCGGTCAAGAGCTTCACCCCGGTGATCCAGATCGGCCAACTGCCCAACGTGCTGGTGGTCAATCCGTCGGTGCCTGCAAAGAACGTCAACGAGCTGATCGCCTATGGCAAGGCCAACCCGGGCAAGCTGACCTATGCCTCGTCCGGCAATGGCGCCTCGTCGCACCTGGCCGGCGTGCTGTTCAACAACGTCACCGGCACCGATTTCCAGCACATCCCGTACAAGGGAACCGGCCCGGCGCTGAACGACCTGCTGGGCGGCCAGGTCAGCATGACCTTTACCGACGTGCTGACGGCGATGCCCTTCATCAAGAGCGGCAAGGTGCGCGCGCTGGGCGTGACCACCAAGGCGCGCTCGCAGGCGCTGCCCGACGTGCCGACGGTGGCCGAGCAGGGCGTGCCGGGGTTTGACGTGTCGGTGTTCTTCGGCGTGGTCGCGCCCGCCGGCACGCCGGCGGAAGTGGTCGGCAAGCTCAACCGCGCCTTTGCCGACGCGCTCAAGCAGCCCGACGTACGCAAGACACTGCAGGCGCAAGGGCTGGAGTTCGCGCCGTCGACCACCCCGGAGCAGCTGGGCAGCTTCGTCAAGGCGGAGGTCGGCAAGTGGCGCGCCGTGGTGCAGAAATCGGGCGCGCAGCTCGACTGA
- a CDS encoding ethanolamine ammonia-lyase subunit EutB, protein MAYTHTIGNHRHVFADLRTLLARASPARSGDALAGLAAQSEQERMAARLALAEVPLTRFLNEALVPYEDDEVTRLIHDRHDAAAFAAIDATTVGDLRNWLLRHETDSAVLARVAPGITPEMAAAVSKLMRNQDLVAVARKCQVVTRFRSTVGLPGRLAVRLQPNHPTDDPKGIAASIIDGLLYGCGDATIGVNPASDNLGAIVSLLRMIDELRSRFDIPTQSCVLTHVTNTLRAIGQGAPVDLVFQSVAGSERANAAFGISLSLLAEAHDAAQGLARGTVGDNLMYFETGQGSALSADAHHGVDQQTMEARAYAVARAFSPLLVNTVVGFIGPEYLYDGKQIIRAGLEDHFCGKLMGVPMGCDVCYTNHAEADQDDMDTLLTLFGVAGINFIMGVPGADDIMLNYQSTSFHDALFLREVLGLRPAPEFEAWLQRMGIADGAGRLLEPAARQPLLQMAHSL, encoded by the coding sequence ATGGCCTACACCCATACCATCGGCAACCACCGCCACGTCTTTGCCGACCTGCGCACGCTGCTGGCCAGGGCCAGCCCGGCGCGCTCCGGTGACGCGCTCGCGGGCCTCGCCGCGCAAAGCGAACAGGAGCGCATGGCGGCACGGCTGGCGCTGGCCGAGGTGCCGCTGACGCGCTTCCTCAACGAGGCGCTGGTGCCTTATGAAGACGACGAGGTCACGCGCCTGATCCACGACCGCCACGACGCCGCCGCCTTTGCCGCGATCGATGCCACCACCGTGGGCGACCTGCGCAACTGGCTGCTGCGGCATGAGACCGACAGCGCCGTGCTGGCGCGGGTCGCGCCCGGCATCACGCCGGAAATGGCGGCGGCGGTCAGCAAGCTGATGCGCAACCAGGACCTGGTCGCGGTGGCGCGCAAGTGCCAGGTGGTCACGCGCTTTCGCAGCACGGTGGGGCTGCCGGGCCGGCTGGCGGTGCGGCTGCAGCCCAACCACCCGACCGACGACCCCAAGGGCATCGCCGCCTCGATCATCGACGGGCTGCTCTATGGCTGCGGCGACGCCACCATCGGCGTCAATCCGGCCTCGGACAACCTCGGCGCGATCGTTTCGCTGCTGCGCATGATCGACGAGCTGCGCAGCCGCTTCGACATCCCCACGCAGTCGTGCGTGCTGACCCATGTCACCAACACGCTGCGCGCGATCGGCCAGGGCGCGCCGGTGGACCTGGTGTTCCAGTCGGTGGCCGGCAGCGAGCGCGCCAATGCGGCGTTCGGCATCAGCCTGTCGCTGCTGGCCGAGGCGCACGACGCCGCGCAGGGGCTGGCGCGCGGCACCGTGGGCGACAACCTGATGTACTTCGAGACCGGGCAGGGCAGCGCGCTGTCGGCCGACGCGCACCACGGCGTCGACCAGCAGACCATGGAGGCGCGCGCCTATGCGGTGGCGCGCGCGTTCTCGCCGCTGCTGGTCAATACCGTGGTCGGCTTTATCGGGCCGGAGTACCTGTACGACGGCAAGCAGATCATCCGCGCCGGGCTGGAAGACCACTTCTGCGGCAAGCTGATGGGCGTGCCGATGGGCTGCGACGTCTGCTACACCAACCATGCCGAGGCCGACCAGGACGACATGGACACGCTGCTGACGCTGTTCGGCGTGGCCGGCATCAACTTCATCATGGGCGTGCCGGGCGCCGACGACATCATGCTGAACTACCAGAGCACCTCGTTCCACGACGCGCTGTTCCTGCGCGAAGTGCTGGGGCTGCGCCCGGCGCCGGAATTCGAGGCCTGGCTGCAGCGCATGGGCATTGCCGACGGCGCCGGCCGGCTGCTGGAACCCGCGGCGCGCCAGCCGCTGCTGCAGATGGCCCACAGCTTGTAA
- a CDS encoding LutC/YkgG family protein, whose product MSTPGARERMLGRLRAAAPVPSPQTTELDRRIDGHFEARRHGTPTTGARVAAMQAALQGLHAEVWCADASAWPAMLAAELARARVKRLLLDPATAAGAALAAALPAGIEAIGYDRPIEAWKAELFDTVDAGFTVARSGIAATGTLVLAPDAGSPRTVSLVPPLHVALVRASTLHDDLHMAARAERWADGMPTNLVLVSGPSKTSDIQQTLAYGAHGPRRLWVVIETDTAEGA is encoded by the coding sequence ATGAGCACGCCCGGCGCCCGCGAACGCATGCTCGGCCGGCTGCGCGCCGCCGCGCCCGTGCCGTCCCCGCAAACCACCGAGCTCGATCGCCGCATCGACGGCCATTTCGAAGCACGCCGCCATGGCACGCCAACGACTGGCGCGCGCGTCGCCGCGATGCAGGCCGCGCTGCAAGGCCTGCATGCCGAAGTCTGGTGCGCCGATGCCAGCGCGTGGCCGGCGATGCTCGCGGCCGAGCTGGCCAGGGCGCGCGTGAAGCGCCTGCTGCTCGATCCGGCCACCGCGGCCGGCGCGGCGCTGGCAGCCGCGCTGCCGGCCGGCATCGAAGCCATCGGCTACGACCGCCCGATCGAGGCGTGGAAGGCTGAGCTGTTCGACACCGTCGACGCCGGTTTCACCGTGGCGCGCTCCGGCATCGCCGCCACCGGCACGCTGGTGCTGGCGCCCGATGCGGGCTCACCGCGCACGGTGTCGCTGGTGCCGCCGCTGCATGTCGCACTGGTGCGCGCATCGACCCTGCATGACGACCTGCATATGGCCGCGCGCGCCGAGCGCTGGGCCGACGGCATGCCGACCAACCTGGTGCTGGTCTCGGGCCCGTCCAAGACCTCGGACATCCAGCAAACCCTGGCCTACGGCGCGCATGGTCCGCGCCGGCTGTGGGTCGTGATCGAGACCGACACCGCGGAGGGCGCGTGA
- a CDS encoding AI-2E family transporter: MKEPEPTVTPRLPPAAWYSVGTVAYLLTALALWTVLHANLVAALLSGLLLYSLVDVLAPRLKRLHQRHDALAVAILSALILLGLTLAGWLLVRFVSGEGNTLDGLLNHVADIIDRSRGQLPPWVSDALPNGVDELANTLIDTLREHAATAQKLGAEVLRTLVHILIGLVIGAMVALYRAVARPNRRPLAAALVARARTLQQAFSQFIFAQIQISAINTVLTSIYLLLVLPLFDVHLPLSKTLVVITFVAGLLPVLGNLISNTAIVVASLSVSLPIAVGSLVFLVVIHKLEYFLNARIIGARIQAAAWELLMVMLLMETLYGIPGVIAGPIFYAYLKRELAGAGLI; the protein is encoded by the coding sequence ATGAAAGAACCCGAACCGACCGTCACCCCGCGCCTGCCGCCGGCCGCGTGGTACAGCGTCGGCACCGTTGCCTACCTGCTGACCGCGCTGGCGCTGTGGACCGTGCTGCATGCCAACCTGGTGGCGGCGCTGCTGTCCGGGCTGCTGCTGTATTCGCTGGTGGACGTGCTGGCGCCGCGCCTGAAGCGCCTGCACCAGCGCCACGACGCGCTCGCGGTGGCGATCCTGTCGGCGCTGATCCTGCTGGGGCTGACGCTGGCGGGCTGGCTGCTGGTGCGCTTTGTCAGCGGCGAGGGCAATACCCTGGACGGCCTGCTTAACCACGTCGCCGACATCATCGACCGCTCGCGCGGGCAGCTGCCGCCGTGGGTCAGCGACGCGCTGCCCAATGGCGTCGACGAGCTGGCCAACACGCTGATCGACACCCTGCGCGAGCATGCCGCGACGGCGCAGAAGCTGGGCGCCGAGGTGCTGCGCACGCTGGTGCATATCCTGATCGGGCTGGTGATCGGCGCGATGGTGGCGCTGTACCGCGCGGTGGCGCGCCCCAACCGGCGCCCGCTGGCGGCTGCGCTGGTGGCGCGCGCGCGCACGCTGCAGCAGGCGTTCTCGCAATTCATCTTTGCGCAGATCCAGATCTCGGCGATCAATACCGTGCTGACCTCGATCTACCTGTTGCTGGTGCTGCCGCTGTTCGACGTGCATCTGCCTTTGAGCAAGACCCTGGTGGTGATCACCTTCGTCGCGGGGCTGCTGCCGGTGCTGGGCAACCTGATCTCGAACACCGCCATCGTGGTGGCCTCGCTGTCGGTATCGCTGCCGATCGCGGTGGGCTCGCTGGTGTTCCTGGTGGTGATCCACAAGCTCGAGTACTTCCTCAACGCGCGCATCATCGGCGCGCGCATCCAGGCGGCGGCGTGGGAACTGCTGATGGTGATGCTGCTGATGGAAACGCTGTACGGCATCCCGGGCGTGATCGCCGGGCCGATCTTCTACGCGTACCTGAAGCGCGAGCTGGCGGGGGCCGGGCTGATCTGA
- a CDS encoding (Fe-S)-binding protein, whose amino-acid sequence MKDRQYPSGPAPTQAYLFATCLVDMFVPQAGLDAVRLLEREGLTVHFPRGQSCCGQPAYSSGNPDAARAVARAQLDLFGQPWPVIVPSGSCAGMMRHHWPQLFADDPVAGPKARELAERVYELGEFLLHVLQVDFGAAAPSAQPPERIVLHTSCGARREMGTRQHGVALVDALPGVTRVEHARESECCGFGGTFSLKHPDISGAMVRDKVASACATGCDRLVSADCGCLLNIGHTAAHDRAPLQVEHLASFLWRRSGGAA is encoded by the coding sequence ATGAAGGATCGTCAGTACCCCAGCGGCCCTGCCCCCACGCAGGCCTACCTCTTTGCCACCTGCCTGGTCGACATGTTCGTGCCGCAGGCCGGCCTCGATGCCGTGCGGCTGCTCGAGCGCGAAGGCCTGACGGTGCATTTCCCGCGCGGCCAGAGCTGCTGCGGCCAGCCCGCCTACAGCAGCGGCAACCCGGACGCGGCGCGTGCGGTCGCGCGCGCCCAGCTCGACCTGTTCGGCCAGCCGTGGCCGGTGATCGTGCCGTCCGGCTCGTGCGCCGGCATGATGCGCCACCACTGGCCGCAGCTCTTTGCCGACGATCCGGTGGCCGGCCCGAAGGCCCGCGAACTGGCCGAACGCGTCTATGAGCTGGGCGAGTTCCTGCTGCATGTGCTGCAGGTGGACTTCGGCGCTGCCGCGCCATCGGCCCAGCCACCGGAGCGCATCGTGCTGCATACCTCATGCGGCGCCCGTCGAGAAATGGGTACGCGCCAGCACGGCGTGGCGCTGGTCGATGCGCTGCCGGGCGTGACCCGCGTCGAGCATGCGCGCGAATCGGAATGCTGCGGGTTCGGCGGCACCTTCTCGCTCAAGCATCCCGATATCTCGGGCGCGATGGTGCGCGACAAGGTGGCCTCGGCCTGCGCCACCGGCTGCGACCGCCTGGTATCGGCCGACTGCGGCTGCCTGCTCAATATCGGCCATACCGCCGCGCACGACCGCGCGCCGCTGCAGGTGGAACACCTCGCCAGCTTCCTGTGGCGCCGTAGCGGAGGTGCCGCATGA
- a CDS encoding lactate permease LctP family transporter, whose translation MQPWTQLYTPLGSLWLSSLAAAIPIVFFFIALAVWRMKGHVAAAVTLLLALAVAIFAYGMPAQQALASAGFGFAYGLWPIAWIIVTAVFLYKIVVRTGQFDVIRASVLSITDDQRLQMLLIGFAFGAFLEGAAGFGAPVAITAALLVGLGFNPLYAAGLCLIANTAPVAFGAMGIPIIVAGQVTGLDPFHIGAMAGRQLPLLSLLVPFWLVFMMDGAKGVRETWPAALVCGGSFAVTQYFTSNHIGPELPDITSALVSLVSLAAFLKVWQPRSASQRAGGRAGNVSGGTVALAGFGGGIGGGIGGAMQSRKASPYTLAQTLRAWAPFGILTAIVTVWSLQPFKALFAANGPLAGTVLKFKIPALDQLVIKAAPIVATPKAYDAVLKIDLLSAVGTAILLTALISAVLLRMKPRDLLATFGETLVELARPVLSIGLVLAFAFVANYSGMSSTLALLLAGTGAAFPFFSPFLGWLGVFLTGSDTSSNALFCALQNTTAHQIGVSDTLMVAANTTGGVTAKMISPQSIAVACAATGLVGKESELFRFTVKHSLLFAVIIGVMTMVQAYWLPGMIPG comes from the coding sequence TTGCAACCCTGGACCCAACTCTACACACCGCTAGGCAGCCTGTGGCTGTCCTCGCTGGCGGCAGCGATCCCCATCGTGTTCTTCTTTATCGCGCTCGCGGTCTGGCGCATGAAGGGCCATGTGGCCGCAGCGGTGACGCTGCTGCTGGCGCTGGCGGTGGCGATCTTCGCCTACGGCATGCCCGCGCAGCAGGCGCTGGCGTCGGCTGGTTTCGGCTTTGCCTATGGCCTGTGGCCAATTGCGTGGATCATCGTGACCGCGGTGTTCCTCTACAAGATCGTGGTCAGGACCGGCCAGTTCGACGTGATCCGCGCCTCGGTGCTGTCGATCACCGACGACCAGCGCCTGCAGATGCTGCTGATCGGCTTTGCCTTCGGCGCCTTCCTGGAGGGTGCGGCGGGCTTCGGCGCGCCGGTGGCGATCACCGCGGCGCTGCTGGTGGGGTTGGGCTTCAACCCGCTGTACGCCGCGGGCTTGTGCCTGATCGCCAATACCGCGCCGGTGGCGTTCGGCGCGATGGGCATTCCCATCATCGTGGCCGGGCAGGTGACGGGCCTGGACCCGTTCCATATCGGCGCCATGGCCGGGCGCCAGCTGCCGCTGCTGTCGCTGCTGGTGCCGTTCTGGCTGGTGTTCATGATGGACGGCGCCAAGGGCGTGCGCGAGACCTGGCCGGCGGCGCTGGTGTGCGGCGGCAGCTTTGCCGTGACGCAGTACTTCACCTCCAACCATATCGGGCCGGAACTGCCGGACATCACCTCGGCACTGGTGAGCCTGGTGTCGCTGGCGGCGTTCCTGAAGGTGTGGCAGCCGCGCAGCGCGTCGCAGCGCGCCGGCGGCCGCGCCGGCAACGTCAGTGGCGGCACGGTCGCGCTGGCGGGCTTTGGCGGAGGTATCGGTGGCGGTATCGGTGGCGCAATGCAGAGCCGCAAGGCATCGCCCTACACGCTGGCGCAGACGCTGCGCGCGTGGGCGCCGTTCGGCATCCTGACCGCCATCGTCACGGTATGGAGCCTGCAGCCGTTCAAGGCGCTGTTCGCCGCCAACGGCCCGCTCGCCGGCACGGTGCTGAAGTTCAAGATCCCGGCGCTGGACCAGCTGGTGATCAAGGCCGCGCCGATCGTGGCCACGCCCAAGGCCTATGACGCGGTGCTGAAGATCGACCTGCTCTCCGCCGTCGGCACCGCGATCCTGCTGACCGCGCTGATCTCGGCCGTGCTGCTGCGCATGAAGCCGCGCGACCTGCTGGCCACGTTCGGCGAAACGCTGGTGGAACTGGCGCGCCCGGTGCTGTCGATCGGGCTGGTGCTGGCCTTCGCCTTTGTCGCCAACTACTCCGGCATGTCGTCGACGCTGGCGCTGCTGCTGGCCGGCACCGGTGCGGCGTTCCCGTTCTTCTCGCCGTTCCTGGGCTGGCTGGGCGTGTTCCTGACCGGCTCCGACACCTCGTCGAATGCGCTGTTCTGCGCGCTGCAGAACACCACCGCGCACCAGATCGGCGTGTCCGACACGCTGATGGTCGCGGCCAACACCACCGGCGGCGTCACCGCCAAGATGATCTCGCCGCAATCGATCGCGGTGGCCTGCGCGGCCACCGGGCTGGTGGGCAAGGAGTCGGAGCTGTTCCGCTTCACCGTCAAGCACAGCCTGCTGTTCGCCGTGATCATCGGCGTGATGACGATGGTGCAGGCTTACTGGCTGCCCGGAATGATTCCAGGCTGA
- a CDS encoding CaiB/BaiF CoA transferase family protein yields MTPSSPGALAGIRVVDLSRILGGPYCGQILGDHGADVLKIEPPQGDDTRTWGPPFRDGVASYYFGLNRNKRVMHLDLAAPAGREVLLALLAEADVLVENFKTGTMEKWGLGYEALSARFPRLVHCRVSGYGADGPLGGLPGYDAAIQAMSGIMSINGDADGDALRVGLPVVDMVTGLNAAIGVLLALQERMRSGRGQFVEAALYDSGLSLLHPHAANWFMSGKTPQRTGNAHPNIYPYDTVATATDPVFLAVGNDRQFRILCEHLQVPALADDERYASAGARSVNRVALKAELEARMRALDGKALADALVAAGVPCAPVLSVADALQHPHTRHREMVVEMEGGYQGLGAPVKLSRTPATYRYAPLTPGNDFLE; encoded by the coding sequence ATGACGCCATCCAGCCCCGGCGCGCTTGCCGGCATCCGCGTGGTCGACCTGTCGCGCATCCTGGGCGGCCCGTATTGCGGGCAGATCCTGGGCGACCACGGCGCCGACGTGCTCAAGATCGAACCGCCGCAGGGCGACGACACCCGTACCTGGGGCCCGCCGTTCAGGGACGGCGTGGCCTCGTACTACTTCGGGCTGAACCGCAACAAGCGCGTGATGCATCTGGACCTGGCCGCGCCCGCCGGGCGCGAAGTCCTGCTCGCGCTGCTGGCCGAGGCTGACGTGCTGGTCGAGAACTTCAAGACCGGCACCATGGAGAAGTGGGGGCTGGGCTACGAGGCGCTGTCCGCGCGCTTTCCGCGGCTGGTGCATTGCCGCGTGTCCGGCTATGGCGCCGACGGCCCGCTCGGCGGCTTGCCGGGCTATGACGCGGCGATCCAGGCCATGTCCGGCATCATGAGCATCAACGGCGACGCCGATGGCGATGCGCTGCGCGTCGGCCTGCCGGTGGTCGACATGGTTACCGGCCTGAATGCGGCCATCGGCGTGTTGCTGGCGCTGCAGGAACGCATGCGCAGCGGGCGCGGGCAGTTCGTCGAGGCGGCGCTCTATGACTCAGGGCTGTCGCTGCTGCATCCGCACGCGGCCAACTGGTTCATGAGCGGCAAGACGCCGCAGCGCACCGGCAACGCGCATCCCAACATCTACCCGTACGACACCGTGGCCACTGCCACCGACCCGGTGTTCCTGGCAGTCGGCAATGACCGCCAGTTCCGCATCCTGTGCGAACACCTGCAGGTGCCGGCGCTGGCCGACGACGAGCGCTACGCCAGCGCGGGCGCGCGCTCGGTCAACCGCGTGGCGCTGAAGGCCGAGCTCGAAGCGCGCATGCGCGCGCTCGACGGCAAGGCGCTGGCCGACGCGCTGGTGGCCGCGGGCGTGCCGTGCGCGCCGGTGCTGTCGGTGGCCGATGCCCTGCAGCATCCGCATACGCGCCATCGCGAGATGGTGGTGGAGATGGAAGGGGGCTACCAGGGGCTGGGCGCGCCGGTGAAGCTGAGCCGGACGCCGGCGACGTACAGGTATGCGCCGCTGACGCCGGGCAACGATTTCCTCGAATAG